The window CTTCTTCGTGTCGGCGAACGACGTGAATCACCTCACATCCATCCAGCGCTGTTCCTGGAAAGACCTCGCCATCGCATGCACGGTGCGCTCGATCTCCAGCCCTTCATCGAAGTCGATGATCCGCGCCGGCTTGCCGGCAATCCGGGTCAAGAGCTCGCGGCATTCGATCATCTTGAGGTCGTTGAAGCCCAGCCCATGGCCCGGCGCCGGCAGGAAGGAGTCGTAGGGCTTGTGGTGCGGCGCCACCAGCACGGTGCGGTAGCCTTGCTCCGTCGGCCGGTCGGCGGTGAGGTAGAGCTGGAATTCGTTCATCCGCTCCTGGTCGTAGAGGATCGAGCCTTTCGAGCCGAAGATCTGGATGGCGATGCGGCCCTTGCGGCCCCAGGCCGAGCGGTTGACCAAGAGCGTGCCGGCGACGCCGTTTTCGAGATGCATCAGCACGCTGGCGATGTCGTAGGTTTCGACCGCGCGGCGCCCGCCCGAAGCGACCTTGCGGTCCGCATAGGGCTTGGCCATGTCGCACATCACGCGCGAAACACGGCCGAACAGCACCTTGATCAGCGACAGCGGATGCACGGCGAAATCGTCGAGCGCGCCATAGCCGGAGGCAGCCTCATGCTTCCAGAAGAACAGCGCTTCGGGATCGGCCATGAAATCCTCGTCCATCTCGATGCGCAGCAAATTGACGTCGCCGATCACCTTCTCCTCGAGCAGCGCGCCGATATGGCGGATGGCGGGGTTCTGGATGTAGTTGTAGCCGAGCACGGCGACCTTGCCGGATGCCTTCGCCGCCTTGGCCATCGCCTCGGCCTCGGCGAAGCTCGGCGCCATCGGCTTTTCGCACCACAGATGTTTGCCGGCTTCGAGGATGGCGATGGCCATTTCCGGATGGAACTGGTTGGGCGTGGTCAAGGAAACGACATCGACTTCCGGGTCGTTGACGACGGCGCGCCAGTCGCCGGAACCCCTGGCGAAGCCGAACTCGCGGGCCTTGCGCCTGGCGAGGTCGTCATTGATCTCGCCGAGATGCACCAGTCGCGGCTTGGGCACATCGGGAAAGACCGTGCCGACCGCGTTCCAGGCAATCGCGTGGCACTTGCCCATGAAGCCCGTACCGATGAGGCCCACTCCGACCATGTCGATGTCTCCGATGAAGGGGAAGGAATTCTGTATGGATGAGTTAGTCCATTTCCGGAGGGAATGGAACGTCCAAATCATTTTTTATGGTGTTCTTGCGCAAACTTGCTATGATGGGGCAGGAGAAGACATCGGCAGATGAGCGGGGGCGAAGCGACGATGGACGAACGGGTGCCTCGCGACTTCGAGACGCTGCGCGCGACGATCCTGGAGCGCCGCCATAACCTGCCCAAGCGCATCGCCCAGATTGCTGCCTACGCCCTCGACAATCCCGACGACATCGCCTTCGGCACGGCCGCCAGCA is drawn from Mesorhizobium sp. B1-1-8 and contains these coding sequences:
- a CDS encoding Gfo/Idh/MocA family protein encodes the protein MVGVGLIGTGFMGKCHAIAWNAVGTVFPDVPKPRLVHLGEINDDLARRKAREFGFARGSGDWRAVVNDPEVDVVSLTTPNQFHPEMAIAILEAGKHLWCEKPMAPSFAEAEAMAKAAKASGKVAVLGYNYIQNPAIRHIGALLEEKVIGDVNLLRIEMDEDFMADPEALFFWKHEAASGYGALDDFAVHPLSLIKVLFGRVSRVMCDMAKPYADRKVASGGRRAVETYDIASVLMHLENGVAGTLLVNRSAWGRKGRIAIQIFGSKGSILYDQERMNEFQLYLTADRPTEQGYRTVLVAPHHKPYDSFLPAPGHGLGFNDLKMIECRELLTRIAGKPARIIDFDEGLEIERTVHAMARSFQEQRWMDVR